A portion of the Platichthys flesus chromosome 7, fPlaFle2.1, whole genome shotgun sequence genome contains these proteins:
- the ptpn18 gene encoding tyrosine-protein phosphatase non-receptor type 18 isoform X1 has product MERLLSSLSDLDPDALELEYAAVRSQSMLMKRDLGLTTEAGARKENIKKNRYKDILPYDQTRVVLSLLTSDLDTDYINASLIEGATADKRYIASQAPLSSTVTDLWRMIWQHDVKVIVMACREVEMGKKKCECYWAQLHQATTFGPFTVSSQGETHPNEDVVVRAMTVTYQQLSRSLTQYQFLSWPDHDIPYEAAGVLDLLERVRASQRTHTSPVLIHCSAGCGRTGVICALDYIYDLLVTKPITTDFSIMKIVLELRRQRPSAVQTKDQYRFIFSSVACLIRRLLESSGRPLYSNRSELKTQDKHTTVTPASCNKRSLRLSMNDTYAVVNKPKHPHPPASNPPHSGVDHARSSRSLPPTHHYDNDPAGASAAPVYSRVRPRNKPLSLQLSATPIYDMASPTNNRPGEGLLSLRSSGEHHVAAAEQLPPTDDDYEDFSSSVTNTPGLCPPGGIGFNCRIQKPKGPRDPPAEWSRLER; this is encoded by the exons ATGGAGCGGCTGCTGTCCTCGCTGAGCGACCTGGATCCTGACGCTCTGGAGCTGGAGTACGCA GCGGTGCGTTCACAATCCATGCTGATGAAGAGGGATCTGGGTTTGACCACTGAGGCCGGAGCGCGGAAGGAAAACATCAAGAAGAACAGATACAAAGACATCCTGCCAT atgacCAGACTCGAGTGGTGTTGTCTCTGCTGACCTCAGATCTCGACACAGATTACATCAACGCAAGTCTTATCGAG ggggcgacagCAGACAAGAGGTACATCGCCTCTCAGGCTCCTCTCAGCTCCACAGTGACTGACCTCTGGAGGATGATCTGGCAACATGACgtcaag GTGATAGTCATGGCCTGCAGGGAGGTGGAGATGGGGAAg AAGAAGTGTGAGTGTTACTGGGCTCAGCTTCATCAGGCCACTACATTCGGACCATTTACCGTCAGCAGC CAGGGGGAGACACATCCTAATGAAGATGTGGTGGTTCGAGCTATGACTGTTACATACCAGCAG CTCAGCCGCTCACTGACCCAGTATCAGTTCCTGTCGTGGCCGGATCACGACATTCCCTACGAGGCTGCAGGAGTCCTGGACCTGCTGGAGAGGGTGAGGGCgagtcagagaacacacacGTCTCCTGTGCTGATAcactgcag tgcgGGTTGTGGCAGGACAGGAGTCATCTGTGCTCTTGATTACATCTATGACCTGCTGGTTACCAAG ccaatcacaactGACTTCAGCATCATGAAGATCGTCCTGGAGCTCCGGAGGCAGAGACCCTCGGCTGTCCAGACTAAA GATCAGTATCGGTTCATCTTCTCGTCCGTCGCCTGTTTGATCCGACGACTCCTGGAGTCGAGCGGCCGGCCGCTCTACAGCAACCGGTCcgag CTGAAGACACAAGACAAGCACACAACGGTGACTCCTGCTTCCTGCAACAAGAG ATCATTGAGGCTGAGCATGAATGATACATACGCTGTGgtcaataaacccaaacacccCCACCCACCTGCATCAAACCCCCCCCACTCTGGTGTAGACCATGCCCGATCCAGCAG GTCGCTGCCCCCGACACACCACTATGACAACGACCCTGCAGGGGCGTCGGCTGCTCCCGTCTACAGCCGCGTCCGCCCCCGAAACAAACCACTCAGCCTCCAGCTCTCCGCCACGCCCATCTATGACATGGCATCTCCAACCAATAACAGGCCGGGGGAGGGACTTCTGTCGCTGCGTAGCAGTGGAGAGCATCACGTGGCTGCAG CTGAACAACTTCCACCAACAGATGACGATTATGAAGACTTCTCCTCTTCAGTCACAAACACGCCCGGCCTctgtccaccagggggcatcG GGTTTAACTGTCGTATTCAGAAGCCCAAGGGACCCAGAGATCCTCCAGCTGAGTGGAGCCGACTGGAGAGATGA
- the ptpn18 gene encoding tyrosine-protein phosphatase non-receptor type 18 isoform X3, translating to MERLLSSLSDLDPDALELEYAAVRSQSMLMKRDLGLTTEAGARKENIKKNRYKDILPYDQTRVVLSLLTSDLDTDYINASLIEGATADKRYIASQAPLSSTVTDLWRMIWQHDVKVIVMACREVEMGKKKCECYWAQLHQATTFGPFTVSSQGETHPNEDVVVRAMTVTYQQLSRSLTQYQFLSWPDHDIPYEAAGVLDLLERVRASQRTHTSPVLIHCSAGCGRTGVICALDYIYDLLVTKPITTDFSIMKIVLELRRQRPSAVQTKDQYRFIFSSVACLIRRLLESSGRPLYSNRSELKTQDKHTTVTPASCNKRSLPPTHHYDNDPAGASAAPVYSRVRPRNKPLSLQLSATPIYDMASPTNNRPGEGLLSLRSSGEHHVAAAEQLPPTDDDYEDFSSSVTNTPGLCPPGGIGFNCRIQKPKGPRDPPAEWSRLER from the exons ATGGAGCGGCTGCTGTCCTCGCTGAGCGACCTGGATCCTGACGCTCTGGAGCTGGAGTACGCA GCGGTGCGTTCACAATCCATGCTGATGAAGAGGGATCTGGGTTTGACCACTGAGGCCGGAGCGCGGAAGGAAAACATCAAGAAGAACAGATACAAAGACATCCTGCCAT atgacCAGACTCGAGTGGTGTTGTCTCTGCTGACCTCAGATCTCGACACAGATTACATCAACGCAAGTCTTATCGAG ggggcgacagCAGACAAGAGGTACATCGCCTCTCAGGCTCCTCTCAGCTCCACAGTGACTGACCTCTGGAGGATGATCTGGCAACATGACgtcaag GTGATAGTCATGGCCTGCAGGGAGGTGGAGATGGGGAAg AAGAAGTGTGAGTGTTACTGGGCTCAGCTTCATCAGGCCACTACATTCGGACCATTTACCGTCAGCAGC CAGGGGGAGACACATCCTAATGAAGATGTGGTGGTTCGAGCTATGACTGTTACATACCAGCAG CTCAGCCGCTCACTGACCCAGTATCAGTTCCTGTCGTGGCCGGATCACGACATTCCCTACGAGGCTGCAGGAGTCCTGGACCTGCTGGAGAGGGTGAGGGCgagtcagagaacacacacGTCTCCTGTGCTGATAcactgcag tgcgGGTTGTGGCAGGACAGGAGTCATCTGTGCTCTTGATTACATCTATGACCTGCTGGTTACCAAG ccaatcacaactGACTTCAGCATCATGAAGATCGTCCTGGAGCTCCGGAGGCAGAGACCCTCGGCTGTCCAGACTAAA GATCAGTATCGGTTCATCTTCTCGTCCGTCGCCTGTTTGATCCGACGACTCCTGGAGTCGAGCGGCCGGCCGCTCTACAGCAACCGGTCcgag CTGAAGACACAAGACAAGCACACAACGGTGACTCCTGCTTCCTGCAACAAGAG GTCGCTGCCCCCGACACACCACTATGACAACGACCCTGCAGGGGCGTCGGCTGCTCCCGTCTACAGCCGCGTCCGCCCCCGAAACAAACCACTCAGCCTCCAGCTCTCCGCCACGCCCATCTATGACATGGCATCTCCAACCAATAACAGGCCGGGGGAGGGACTTCTGTCGCTGCGTAGCAGTGGAGAGCATCACGTGGCTGCAG CTGAACAACTTCCACCAACAGATGACGATTATGAAGACTTCTCCTCTTCAGTCACAAACACGCCCGGCCTctgtccaccagggggcatcG GGTTTAACTGTCGTATTCAGAAGCCCAAGGGACCCAGAGATCCTCCAGCTGAGTGGAGCCGACTGGAGAGATGA
- the ptpn18 gene encoding tyrosine-protein phosphatase non-receptor type 18 isoform X2, with product MLMKRDLGLTTEAGARKENIKKNRYKDILPYDQTRVVLSLLTSDLDTDYINASLIEGATADKRYIASQAPLSSTVTDLWRMIWQHDVKVIVMACREVEMGKKKCECYWAQLHQATTFGPFTVSSQGETHPNEDVVVRAMTVTYQQLSRSLTQYQFLSWPDHDIPYEAAGVLDLLERVRASQRTHTSPVLIHCSAGCGRTGVICALDYIYDLLVTKPITTDFSIMKIVLELRRQRPSAVQTKDQYRFIFSSVACLIRRLLESSGRPLYSNRSELKTQDKHTTVTPASCNKRSLRLSMNDTYAVVNKPKHPHPPASNPPHSGVDHARSSRSLPPTHHYDNDPAGASAAPVYSRVRPRNKPLSLQLSATPIYDMASPTNNRPGEGLLSLRSSGEHHVAAAEQLPPTDDDYEDFSSSVTNTPGLCPPGGIGFNCRIQKPKGPRDPPAEWSRLER from the exons ATGCTGATGAAGAGGGATCTGGGTTTGACCACTGAGGCCGGAGCGCGGAAGGAAAACATCAAGAAGAACAGATACAAAGACATCCTGCCAT atgacCAGACTCGAGTGGTGTTGTCTCTGCTGACCTCAGATCTCGACACAGATTACATCAACGCAAGTCTTATCGAG ggggcgacagCAGACAAGAGGTACATCGCCTCTCAGGCTCCTCTCAGCTCCACAGTGACTGACCTCTGGAGGATGATCTGGCAACATGACgtcaag GTGATAGTCATGGCCTGCAGGGAGGTGGAGATGGGGAAg AAGAAGTGTGAGTGTTACTGGGCTCAGCTTCATCAGGCCACTACATTCGGACCATTTACCGTCAGCAGC CAGGGGGAGACACATCCTAATGAAGATGTGGTGGTTCGAGCTATGACTGTTACATACCAGCAG CTCAGCCGCTCACTGACCCAGTATCAGTTCCTGTCGTGGCCGGATCACGACATTCCCTACGAGGCTGCAGGAGTCCTGGACCTGCTGGAGAGGGTGAGGGCgagtcagagaacacacacGTCTCCTGTGCTGATAcactgcag tgcgGGTTGTGGCAGGACAGGAGTCATCTGTGCTCTTGATTACATCTATGACCTGCTGGTTACCAAG ccaatcacaactGACTTCAGCATCATGAAGATCGTCCTGGAGCTCCGGAGGCAGAGACCCTCGGCTGTCCAGACTAAA GATCAGTATCGGTTCATCTTCTCGTCCGTCGCCTGTTTGATCCGACGACTCCTGGAGTCGAGCGGCCGGCCGCTCTACAGCAACCGGTCcgag CTGAAGACACAAGACAAGCACACAACGGTGACTCCTGCTTCCTGCAACAAGAG ATCATTGAGGCTGAGCATGAATGATACATACGCTGTGgtcaataaacccaaacacccCCACCCACCTGCATCAAACCCCCCCCACTCTGGTGTAGACCATGCCCGATCCAGCAG GTCGCTGCCCCCGACACACCACTATGACAACGACCCTGCAGGGGCGTCGGCTGCTCCCGTCTACAGCCGCGTCCGCCCCCGAAACAAACCACTCAGCCTCCAGCTCTCCGCCACGCCCATCTATGACATGGCATCTCCAACCAATAACAGGCCGGGGGAGGGACTTCTGTCGCTGCGTAGCAGTGGAGAGCATCACGTGGCTGCAG CTGAACAACTTCCACCAACAGATGACGATTATGAAGACTTCTCCTCTTCAGTCACAAACACGCCCGGCCTctgtccaccagggggcatcG GGTTTAACTGTCGTATTCAGAAGCCCAAGGGACCCAGAGATCCTCCAGCTGAGTGGAGCCGACTGGAGAGATGA